A section of the Humulus lupulus chromosome 2, drHumLupu1.1, whole genome shotgun sequence genome encodes:
- the LOC133817759 gene encoding protein decapping 5-like — translation MAMAATLTDGSRSSSSGSADSYIGSLISLTSKSEIRYEGLLFNINAEESSIGLRNVRSFGTEGRKKDGLQVPPSDKVYEYILFRGSDIKDLQVKSSPPVQVTTPVYEDPAIIQTHYPRATNPSASLASSGPATVQSHYLQATNPFVIPSSGPAIIQTQYPQATNPLVSIPSSGSGSVPDLSAQNLHAGLPRPTFQGNLSLYQPIGGLGSWGSSPPIPTTNGSAVAPTYWQGYYGSSNGFQPQQQTLFTPPPGLSVPSSLQQMTQQSSTSLLFPTGDSSMAALKSSESSSALLPPHSAATPNLQYSIFPAQPPSLGMGTLNLQSHMLPTQPSPAVSLAAAVSSLSFPLASPLISCLEKPTIQPPISEEPMTVPKSKVQMKTSESSSVAGMSSSVLNEGARPTLITPGQLLQPGPSTVSSSQPPQTSQKHAEVVKVSSSELLSSQVASDAQKPILPLPSPADYKPHGAHANYRYNYRGAHQRGRGNRMSRPVTRFTEEFDFIAMNEKFNKDEVWGDLGKSSKALEDGNESEDEDVAGSSKPVYVKDDFFDELSCDAIDRGSQSSRTRFSEQLRKDSETFGFIPRHRGGRGGYGTGRGYGPGRGGYGPGRGYGPGRGGHGYGRGGRSNEAYYGGRGSGYVERDRGHNLPGRGT, via the exons ATGGCCATGGCCGCAACTTTAACAGATGGTTCCAGATCTTCTTCCAGTGGCTCCGCCGATTCCTATATTGGTAGTTTGATTAGCCTCACCTCCAAGTCCGAAATTCGCTACGAGGGTCTCCTCTTTAACATCAATGCTGAAGAATCCAGCATCGGTTTAAGGAATG TTAGATCATTTGGAACGGAAGGACGTAAAAAGGATGGCCTGCAAGTTCCTCCAAGTGATAAAGTTTATGAGTATATACTTTTCAGAGGAAGTGACATCAAG GATTTGCAGGTGAAATCATCTCCTCCAGTTCAGGTTACAACGCCTGTATATGAGGATCCTGCTATAATACAG ACTCACTATCCTCGAGCTACAAACCCGTCTGCAAGCTTAGCATCTTCTGGTCCAGCCACTGTACAG TCCCACTATCTTCAAGCAACAAACCCATTCGTAATACCATCTTCTGGTCCAGCAATCATACAG ACTCAATATCCCCAAGCCACGAACCCATTGGTGAGCATACCATCTTCTGGTAGTGGGTCTGTACCAGACCTTAGTGCTCAAAATCTGCATGCTGGACTCCCTAGACCGACATTTCAAGGTAATCTTTCTTTGTATCAACCTATTGGAGGTCTAGGGTCGTGGGGCTCATCACCTCCTATTCCAACTACCAATGGTAGTGCTGTTGCACCTACGTATTGGCAAGGATATTATGGGTCCTCAAATGGGTTTCAGCCTCAGCAACAAACTTTGTTTACACCCCCACCTGGCTTGTCAGTACCATCTTCATTGCAACAAATGACACAACAGTCTAGCACGAGTTTATTATTTCCTACTGGTGATTCCAGCATGGCAGCTTTAAAATCATCCGAGTCTTCCTCTGCTTTGTTGCCACCCCATAGCGCGGCAACTCCAAATTTGCAGTATTCTATTTTTCCAGCCCAGCCCCCTTCTCTCGGCATGGGTACTTTGAATTTGCAGTCTCATATGCTTCCCACTCAGCCTTCTCCCGCGGTTTCTCTTGCTGCTGCTGTTTCAAGCCTTAGCTTTCCTTTGGCTTCTCCATTGATTTCCTGTTTGGAGAAACCTACCATCCAGCCACCAATTTCTGAGGAGCCTATGACAGTTCCCAAATCCAAAGTGCAAATGAAGACATCAGAGTCCTCATCTGTTGCTGGGATGTCAAGTTCAGTTTTGAATGAAGGAGCTAGGCCTACTTTGATAACCCCTGGCCAGCTTTTGCAACCTGGACCCAGCACAGTATCTTCATCACAGCCTCCACAAACATCTCAGAAGCATGCTGAAGTGGTGAAGGTGTCATCATCAGAGTTGCTGTCATCACAAGTAGCCAGTGATGCGCAAAAACCAATACTTCCACTGCCTTCGCCAGCTGATTATAAG CCACATGGTGCTCATGCAAATTATCGATACAATTATAGAGGAGCACATCAGAGAGGAAGAGGAAACAGG ATGTCAAGACCTGTAACAAGATTCACTGAGGAATTTGACTTCATAGCAATGAATGAAAAATTTAATAAGGATGAAGTCTGGGGTGATCTTGGTAAAAGTAGCAAAGCTCTAGAAGATGGAAATGAATCAGAAGATGAAGATGTCGCTGGATCGTCAAAg CCTGTTTATGTTAAGGATGACTTTTTTGATGAACTCTCCTGTGATGCTATTGATCGTGGATCACAAAGCAGCAGGACTAGGTTCTCTGAACAATTGAGAAAAGATTCAGAG ACATTTGGCTTCATACCAAGACATCGAGGTGGACGAGGAGGCTATGGCACTGGTCGAGGCTATGGCCCTGGACGAGGAGGCTATGGACCTGGTCGAGGCTATGGACCTGGACGAGGAGGTCATGGATATGGTAGGGGTGGCCGGTCAAATGAGGCATATTATGGTGGTCGGGGAAGCGGCTACGTTGAAAGGGATCGAGGACATAATTTGCCTGGTCGTGGTACCTAA